The proteins below come from a single Oscillatoria sp. FACHB-1407 genomic window:
- a CDS encoding NACHT domain-containing protein, with protein MSRGTLRASERGIEIAKAALNRACLTQKALAEELGIARSTVSKFFNGGSLDRYVFIDTICHKLDLDWNEIVQRPEFPKHTEVKLAPENAKQLDSVNSDVDDLVVRVRRKRRSSVQKQYGTMRVLDMSQPVGIDEVYTNVNILERITSRRRIGLSELQQNCNQVNFDRFGLGKISEKRVLGIKAVEKYSKLMVLGKPGAGKTTFLKYLAIQCNSGNFQAGKVPIFITLKDFAEVEKTSNSNGINKNKEYPSLMDYIVLQFSKQNISSKQVENLFRQGRGLILLDGLDEVRDEDSKRTIREIKDFSDQFDSNWFVITCRIAAKEYTFERFTEVEVADFDKTQIHTFAKKWFQIKDPEKIEKFIRKLEGNEPIQELATSPLLLTLLCLVFEEKADFPANRSELYKEGLDILLKKWDAKRNIERDQIYEQLSLQRKEDLLSQIAKQTFERGDYFFKQAELEYYIADYIRNLPEARLDPEALRLDSETVLKSIEAQHGLLTERARGIYSFSHLTFHEYFTAREIVFGLQPLEKALEDLNKHLREPRWREVFLLSIGMLRNADYLLSSMKSTVDNLIKNDKDLQAFLSWIHQKSRSIESFYKPAAIRAFYLAVDLARANSLERATSSIVVCAKSIATDLIFEDRIDAALESVRELVVELDFDFGSTINPDRTLAFAIDNDLTVSRNGELVLHEAAENRDLVHLTPFEEAQEELDVLEDMSSKLLEIEDQYEEVADRLEELEKRREELMTEIEAIDKEKVEADQDEIDYVKQTLEEINEEIQENHEEINNCKKEIEVLEQDFSDLISDIEINIENPTLKNEQNINLVRSKIYSSIQDLEERIAELEEQESQNEFNLDSKLDAPLSKLLQELKSQLPDLNIFQDWWENQGSIWSEQLRNGVCKLMIDFSNLGHNWQFSHHQMTLLKEYYDGNKLLVDCLNSDCYITRSVRDEIETTLLLPSAEVERRKSSETT; from the coding sequence ATGAGCCGAGGAACGCTTAGAGCTTCAGAAAGAGGGATTGAAATAGCAAAGGCGGCACTAAACCGAGCATGTCTAACTCAGAAGGCATTGGCTGAAGAACTTGGCATTGCCCGCTCAACTGTTAGTAAGTTCTTCAATGGGGGAAGCCTTGATCGATATGTCTTTATTGATACTATTTGCCATAAACTGGATTTGGACTGGAATGAAATTGTTCAACGACCAGAATTTCCAAAACATACTGAGGTAAAACTGGCTCCAGAAAACGCTAAACAACTAGATAGTGTTAACTCTGATGTCGATGATTTAGTTGTCAGAGTAAGGAGGAAAAGACGTAGTAGTGTTCAGAAGCAGTACGGTACTATGCGCGTACTGGACATGAGCCAACCCGTCGGTATAGATGAAGTTTATACAAACGTCAACATTCTCGAAAGAATTACTAGTCGTCGGCGTATCGGTCTTTCTGAATTGCAACAAAACTGTAATCAAGTTAATTTCGATCGCTTTGGGCTTGGAAAAATATCTGAAAAAAGAGTTCTTGGTATCAAAGCTGTTGAGAAGTATTCAAAATTGATGGTTTTAGGAAAGCCAGGAGCAGGTAAAACAACTTTTTTGAAGTACTTAGCGATTCAATGTAACTCAGGAAATTTTCAAGCTGGTAAAGTCCCTATTTTTATTACTCTAAAAGATTTTGCTGAAGTAGAAAAGACATCAAATTCAAACGGTATAAATAAAAACAAAGAGTATCCAAGTTTAATGGATTATATTGTTTTACAGTTTTCAAAACAAAACATTAGCTCGAAACAGGTAGAGAATTTATTTAGGCAAGGTAGGGGGCTGATCCTACTTGATGGCTTAGATGAAGTTAGAGATGAAGATTCCAAAAGAACAATTAGAGAGATTAAAGACTTTTCAGATCAATTCGATTCTAACTGGTTCGTTATAACTTGTCGTATTGCAGCTAAAGAGTACACATTTGAGCGTTTTACAGAGGTGGAAGTCGCAGATTTTGATAAAACTCAAATACACACTTTTGCCAAAAAGTGGTTTCAGATAAAAGATCCAGAGAAAATTGAAAAGTTCATCCGAAAATTAGAAGGAAATGAGCCAATTCAAGAATTAGCAACTAGCCCTTTGTTGCTAACTTTACTATGCTTAGTTTTTGAGGAGAAAGCAGATTTTCCTGCTAATCGTTCTGAGTTGTACAAGGAAGGTTTAGATATTCTATTGAAGAAATGGGATGCTAAACGTAATATTGAGCGAGACCAGATATATGAACAACTGTCCCTGCAACGAAAAGAAGATTTACTCAGTCAAATTGCAAAACAAACCTTTGAACGAGGTGATTATTTCTTTAAACAGGCGGAACTAGAATATTATATTGCTGATTATATTCGTAATCTACCTGAAGCAAGACTTGATCCAGAAGCTCTCAGATTGGATAGCGAAACGGTTTTAAAGTCAATTGAGGCTCAGCATGGATTATTGACAGAACGAGCACGCGGAATTTATTCTTTTTCCCATTTGACATTTCACGAATATTTTACGGCACGGGAAATTGTATTTGGCTTACAACCGTTAGAAAAAGCACTAGAAGACTTAAACAAGCATCTTAGAGAACCGCGTTGGCGTGAAGTTTTTCTACTAAGTATCGGAATGCTTCGCAATGCGGACTACTTACTAAGCTCAATGAAATCAACTGTTGATAATCTTATAAAAAATGACAAGGATTTACAGGCTTTCTTAAGCTGGATACATCAGAAATCTCGTAGTATCGAATCTTTCTATAAGCCAGCAGCTATTCGTGCTTTTTATCTTGCGGTCGATCTTGCTCGTGCAAACTCCCTCGAACGTGCAACCAGCAGTATTGTTGTTTGTGCGAAATCTATTGCTACAGATTTAATCTTTGAAGACCGTATAGATGCTGCTCTCGAAAGTGTTCGGGAACTTGTTGTAGAACTAGATTTTGATTTTGGTTCTACCATCAACCCAGATCGAACTCTTGCTTTTGCAATTGATAACGATCTTACTGTTAGCAGAAATGGTGAACTCGTTCTTCATGAGGCTGCCGAAAACCGCGATTTAGTTCACCTAACTCCATTTGAAGAAGCTCAAGAAGAATTAGACGTACTTGAAGATATGTCTTCAAAGCTTTTAGAAATTGAGGATCAATATGAAGAAGTGGCTGATCGACTAGAAGAGCTTGAAAAAAGACGTGAAGAATTGATGACAGAAATTGAGGCAATAGATAAGGAAAAAGTAGAAGCTGATCAGGATGAAATAGATTATGTTAAACAGACACTTGAAGAAATCAATGAAGAAATTCAAGAAAACCACGAAGAGATCAATAATTGTAAGAAAGAGATCGAGGTGTTAGAGCAGGATTTTTCAGATCTAATAAGTGATATTGAAATTAATATAGAAAATCCAACACTTAAGAATGAACAAAATATTAATCTTGTTCGTTCCAAAATCTATTCTAGTATTCAAGATCTTGAGGAGCGTATTGCTGAGCTTGAAGAACAAGAATCACAGAACGAATTTAATCTGGACTCAAAGCTTGATGCACCGTTATCTAAATTGTTGCAGGAGCTTAAGAGCCAACTTCCTGATCTAAATATCTTTCAAGATTGGTGGGAAAATCAAGGCTCAATCTGGTCTGAGCAATTAAGAAATGGAGTTTGCAAATTAATGATTGACTTCAGTAATTTAGGGCATAATTGGCAATTCAGTCATCATCAGATGACACTTTTGAAGGAGTACTATGACGGAAATAAACTGTTAGTGGACTGTCTTAATAGCGATTGCTACATAACTCGTTCAGTTCGAGATGAAATTGAGACTACTCTGCTTTTACCTAGTGCTGAAGTTGAGCGAAGAAAATCCTCTGAAACCACTTAA